The following are from one region of the Halorussus rarus genome:
- a CDS encoding enoyl-CoA hydratase/isomerase family protein, producing MTDEAVRLDIQDGVATVTLSEPDRRNALSTEISAGIRDALAEIDGSDARCVVVEGAGGAFSAGGDIAAMRERLDSDVPVDERVRELERTTSETIARLATFPLPTVAKVDGPAFGAGANLAIACDVQLASDDASIGFGFRQVGLCVDAGTSYLLPRVVGENVAKELVFTGELVGAERALDLGLFNRVYPADEFDERADEFVERVATGPTVALRHAKRLLAEGLDKSVQRAMSDEATAQGIVFETDDHEEGVAAFLEDREPAFEGR from the coding sequence GTGACCGACGAAGCAGTCCGCCTCGATATTCAGGACGGCGTGGCGACCGTCACCCTGAGCGAGCCCGACCGCCGCAACGCGCTCTCGACCGAGATCTCGGCCGGAATCCGCGACGCGCTCGCCGAGATCGACGGGAGCGACGCCCGGTGCGTCGTCGTCGAGGGCGCGGGCGGGGCATTCTCGGCCGGCGGGGACATCGCCGCGATGCGCGAGCGCCTCGACTCGGACGTCCCCGTCGACGAGCGCGTCCGGGAGCTCGAGCGCACGACCAGCGAGACCATCGCCCGGCTCGCGACCTTCCCGCTGCCGACTGTCGCGAAGGTCGACGGCCCGGCGTTCGGCGCGGGCGCGAACCTCGCCATCGCCTGCGACGTCCAGCTGGCCAGCGACGACGCCTCCATCGGCTTCGGCTTCCGCCAGGTCGGCCTCTGCGTCGACGCGGGCACCTCCTACCTGCTCCCGCGCGTCGTCGGCGAGAACGTCGCCAAGGAACTGGTGTTCACGGGCGAACTCGTCGGCGCCGAGCGCGCGCTCGACCTGGGGCTGTTCAACCGCGTCTACCCGGCCGACGAGTTCGACGAGCGGGCCGACGAGTTCGTCGAGCGCGTCGCGACCGGGCCGACCGTGGCGCTCCGCCACGCCAAGCGCCTGCTCGCCGAGGGCCTCGACAAGTCGGTCCAGCGCGCGATGAGCGACGAGGCGACCGCCCAGGGGATCGTCTTCGAGACCGACGACCACGAGGAGGGCGTGGCGGCCTTCCTGGAGGACCGCGAGCCCGCGTTCGAGGGGCGGTGA
- a CDS encoding long-chain-fatty-acid--CoA ligase gives MANLATSIRSVAAEHPDEVAVSFRGQDVTYREFWARTGQFAAGLDERGVGEGDRVAVYLPNVPQFVTAFHGTLRAGGVVVPMNPQYKSREISHLLADSGARVVVTLSDLVPFVEEVRDDTDVEHVVTVGEAADAGTDFEAFLGDDHEFEAVERDEDDVAVQPYTSGTTGQPKGVQLTHRNLTSNAETAAGLVPDGIRTDDKQLGVLPLFHIYGMTVVMNATLFNGGAYYPLPEWDAQEAVSLIEDEDLTLMHGVPAMYNDVINQPNAEEFDLSSLRLAGVGGSGIPVEVLRRFEELYDVKVYEGYGLTETSPVTHFNSPEQGRRVGSIGKTLPGVDAKIVDGNFEERPRVERGPVDEEETDLDEITGELVVAGPNVMKGYAGLPDANEGAFTERDGKRWFHTGDIGYWDEDGFFYVVDRKKHMINTAGYNVYPREVEELLFEHEDVADVAVVGIPDERRGETVKAFVVPTPDAEATPEDLKQFCLDNLAEYKHPREVEFVEELPRTTTGKVQKFGLREQDSEAAE, from the coding sequence ATGGCAAACCTTGCCACGAGCATTCGGTCGGTCGCCGCGGAGCACCCCGACGAGGTCGCGGTCTCCTTCCGGGGCCAGGACGTGACGTACCGCGAGTTCTGGGCGCGGACCGGGCAGTTCGCGGCCGGACTCGACGAGCGAGGCGTCGGCGAGGGCGACAGGGTCGCGGTGTACCTCCCGAACGTCCCCCAGTTCGTGACCGCGTTCCACGGCACGCTCCGGGCGGGCGGCGTCGTGGTGCCGATGAACCCCCAGTACAAGTCCAGGGAGATCAGCCACCTGCTGGCCGACAGCGGCGCCCGCGTTGTGGTGACGCTGTCGGACCTCGTCCCGTTCGTCGAGGAGGTCCGCGACGACACCGACGTCGAGCACGTCGTCACCGTCGGCGAGGCTGCGGACGCGGGCACCGACTTCGAGGCGTTCCTCGGCGACGACCACGAGTTCGAGGCAGTCGAACGCGACGAGGACGACGTGGCGGTCCAGCCCTACACCAGCGGGACGACCGGCCAGCCCAAGGGCGTCCAGCTGACCCACCGGAACCTCACCTCGAACGCAGAGACCGCCGCGGGGCTGGTCCCCGACGGCATCCGGACAGACGACAAGCAGCTGGGCGTGCTCCCCCTGTTCCACATCTACGGGATGACCGTGGTGATGAACGCGACGCTGTTCAACGGCGGGGCCTACTATCCGCTGCCCGAGTGGGACGCCCAGGAGGCGGTCTCGCTCATCGAGGACGAGGACCTGACGCTGATGCACGGCGTGCCCGCGATGTACAACGACGTCATCAACCAGCCGAACGCCGAGGAGTTCGACCTCTCGTCGCTCCGGCTGGCGGGCGTCGGCGGGTCGGGTATCCCGGTCGAGGTGCTCCGGCGGTTCGAGGAGCTCTACGACGTCAAGGTGTACGAGGGGTACGGCCTGACCGAGACCAGCCCGGTGACCCACTTCAACAGCCCCGAGCAGGGCCGGCGGGTCGGCAGCATCGGCAAGACGCTGCCGGGCGTCGACGCGAAGATCGTCGACGGAAACTTCGAGGAGCGGCCCCGCGTCGAGCGCGGCCCGGTCGACGAGGAGGAGACCGACCTCGACGAGATCACCGGCGAGCTCGTGGTCGCCGGCCCGAACGTGATGAAGGGGTACGCCGGCCTGCCCGACGCCAACGAGGGGGCGTTCACCGAGCGCGACGGCAAGCGGTGGTTCCACACCGGCGACATCGGCTACTGGGACGAGGACGGCTTCTTCTACGTCGTCGACCGGAAGAAGCACATGATCAACACCGCGGGGTACAACGTCTACCCCCGCGAGGTCGAGGAGCTGCTGTTCGAGCACGAGGACGTGGCCGACGTCGCGGTGGTCGGCATCCCCGACGAGCGCCGGGGCGAGACCGTGAAGGCGTTCGTGGTGCCGACGCCCGACGCCGAGGCGACCCCGGAGGACCTCAAGCAGTTCTGCCTGGACAACCTCGCGGAGTACAAGCACCCCCGCGAGGTCGAGTTCGTCGAGGAGCTCCCCCGGACCACGACGGGCAAGGTCCAGAAGTTCGGGCTCCGGGAGCAGGATTCGGAGGCGGCCGAGTGA